From Mycobacterium lacus, one genomic window encodes:
- a CDS encoding site-2 protease family protein, with product MSLRESVRPSPIFLSLIGLTAVGGALAWLAGATVRPMAYAGVFLFVIAGWLVSLCLHEFGHAFTAWRFGDRDVAARGYLTLDPRRYSHPLLSLGLPMLFVALGGIGLPGAAVYVQTWFMTTTRRTLVSLAGAATNLVLAALLLTATRLFYDPAYAVFWAGVAFLGFLQLTAVVLNLLPIPGLDGYDALEPHLSPETQRALAPAKQFAMLFLLFLFLTPALSGLLFGVVYFFFDLSGVPHWLAAVGNALTRFWSAWL from the coding sequence GTGAGCCTGCGCGAATCCGTTCGGCCCAGTCCGATCTTTCTGAGCCTCATCGGATTGACGGCCGTCGGGGGCGCGCTGGCCTGGCTGGCCGGGGCGACCGTGCGCCCGATGGCCTACGCGGGAGTTTTCCTCTTCGTGATCGCGGGCTGGTTGGTGTCGCTCTGCCTGCACGAGTTCGGGCACGCGTTCACCGCCTGGCGATTCGGCGACCGCGACGTCGCCGCGCGCGGCTACCTGACGCTGGATCCGCGGCGCTACAGCCATCCCCTGCTGTCGCTCGGCCTGCCGATGCTCTTCGTCGCGCTGGGCGGGATCGGCCTGCCGGGCGCCGCGGTCTACGTGCAGACCTGGTTCATGACGACGACGCGCCGCACCCTGGTCAGTTTGGCGGGGGCGGCAACCAACCTCGTACTGGCCGCGCTGCTGCTGACGGCAACACGGTTGTTCTACGACCCGGCCTACGCGGTGTTTTGGGCTGGGGTGGCGTTCCTGGGGTTCCTGCAACTCACCGCGGTGGTGCTGAACCTGCTGCCGATCCCCGGTCTGGACGGCTATGACGCGCTCGAGCCGCACTTGAGCCCCGAGACGCAGCGCGCGCTGGCTCCGGCCAAGCAGTTCGCGATGCTTTTCCTGCTGTTTCTGTTCCTGACACCGGCGCTTAGCGGACTGCTGTTCGGGGTCGTGTATTTCTTCTTCGACCTGTCCGGCGTGCCGCACTGGCTGGCCGCCGTCGGCAACGCGCTGACCCGGTTCTGGAGCGCCTGGCTCTGA
- a CDS encoding adenylosuccinate synthase, giving the protein MPAIVLIGAQWGDEGKGKATDLLGGRVQWVVRYQGGNNAGHTVVLPTGENFALHLIPSGVLTPGVTNVIGNGVVVDPGVLLGELHSLEERGVDTSRLLISADAHLLMPYHVAIDKVTERYMGSKKIGTTGRGIGPCYQDKVARIGIRVADVLDPDQLAHKVAAALEFKNQVLVKIYNRKALEPAQVVESLLEQAEGFRHRIADTRLLLNAALEAGETVLLEGSQGTLLDVDHGTYPYVTSSNPTAGGAAVGSGIGPTRISTVLGILKAYTTRVGSGPFPTELFDENGEYLSKTGGEFGVTTGRRRRCGWFDAVVARYATRVNGITDYFLTKLDVLSSLQTVPVCVGYRIDGVRTHEMPMTQSDLCRAEPVYEEMPGWWEDISAAREFGDLPVKARDYVLRLEELAGAPVSCIGVGPGRDQTIVRRDVLLGAPPACGGARS; this is encoded by the coding sequence ATGCCGGCAATCGTCCTCATCGGCGCCCAGTGGGGCGACGAGGGCAAGGGTAAGGCCACAGATCTGCTCGGCGGCCGCGTCCAGTGGGTGGTGCGCTATCAGGGCGGCAACAACGCCGGGCACACCGTCGTCCTGCCCACCGGCGAGAACTTCGCGTTGCACCTCATCCCGTCCGGCGTGCTGACGCCCGGCGTCACCAACGTCATCGGCAACGGCGTGGTGGTAGATCCCGGGGTCCTGCTCGGCGAACTGCACAGCCTCGAAGAGCGCGGCGTGGACACCTCCAGGCTGTTGATCTCCGCCGACGCGCACCTGCTGATGCCCTACCACGTCGCCATCGACAAGGTCACCGAACGCTACATGGGCAGCAAGAAGATCGGCACCACCGGCCGTGGCATCGGACCCTGCTATCAGGACAAGGTCGCCCGCATCGGGATCCGGGTCGCCGACGTGCTTGACCCGGACCAGCTGGCCCACAAGGTCGCGGCCGCGCTCGAGTTCAAGAATCAGGTGCTGGTCAAGATCTACAACCGCAAGGCGCTGGAGCCGGCGCAGGTGGTCGAATCGCTGCTGGAGCAGGCCGAGGGTTTTCGCCATCGCATCGCCGACACCCGGCTGCTGCTCAACGCCGCGCTGGAGGCCGGTGAAACCGTGTTGCTGGAAGGCTCCCAGGGCACCCTGCTCGACGTCGACCACGGCACCTATCCCTATGTGACGTCGTCGAATCCGACGGCGGGCGGCGCGGCCGTCGGCTCCGGCATCGGCCCCACCCGGATCAGCACGGTGCTCGGAATCCTCAAGGCCTACACCACCCGGGTGGGCTCCGGCCCGTTCCCCACCGAGCTGTTCGACGAGAACGGCGAATACCTGTCCAAGACCGGCGGCGAGTTCGGGGTGACCACCGGGCGACGCCGCCGCTGCGGCTGGTTCGACGCCGTCGTCGCGCGCTACGCCACCCGCGTCAACGGCATCACCGACTACTTCCTGACCAAGCTCGACGTGCTCTCCAGCCTTCAGACGGTGCCGGTGTGCGTCGGCTATCGGATCGACGGGGTGCGCACCCACGAGATGCCGATGACCCAGAGCGATCTGTGCCGGGCCGAACCGGTTTACGAGGAAATGCCGGGCTGGTGGGAAGACATCTCTGCGGCACGCGAATTCGGCGACCTGCCTGTCAAGGCGCGTGACTATGTGTTGCGACTGGAAGAGCTTGCCGGAGCACCGGTTTCGTGCATCGGTGTCGGCCCGGGACGGGATCAGACGATCGTCCGCCGCGACGTTCTGCTGGGGGCACCACCCGCATGCGGGGGAGCCCGCTCGTGA
- a CDS encoding peptidase M50, with translation MDAAENTPGVAVLLFGDRSTPALLAGLPTHQDDLTAVPGPYRRLIVAGADPDLAAVLTRLLRADRLDIEVGYAPRRRTAATRIHGLPAGRRAARRALRGSARRVPLIRDETGSVIVGRARWLPTAERQLIHGEAVVDDTVLFDGDVAGVCIEPTATMPGLRARASRRQRWMTGRAVQLGTTGATVVRDGVPAARAVRRSTFYRNVEGWLLVR, from the coding sequence ATGGATGCGGCGGAGAACACCCCCGGCGTGGCGGTGTTGCTTTTTGGCGATCGCTCCACACCCGCCCTGTTGGCCGGCCTGCCCACCCATCAAGACGACTTGACCGCTGTCCCGGGACCCTACCGGCGGCTGATCGTCGCCGGCGCCGACCCGGACCTGGCCGCGGTGCTGACCCGGCTGCTGCGCGCCGACCGGCTCGATATCGAGGTGGGCTACGCACCCCGCAGGCGCACCGCCGCAACGCGGATCCACGGCTTGCCCGCCGGTCGCCGCGCGGCGCGGCGCGCCCTGCGTGGGTCGGCCCGGCGAGTGCCGCTGATCCGCGACGAGACCGGCTCGGTAATCGTGGGCCGGGCACGTTGGCTTCCTACTGCCGAGCGGCAGCTGATCCACGGCGAGGCCGTGGTCGACGACACGGTGCTGTTCGACGGCGATGTCGCCGGGGTGTGCATCGAGCCGACGGCGACCATGCCGGGCCTGCGCGCCAGGGCAAGCAGGCGGCAGCGGTGGATGACGGGCCGCGCGGTCCAGCTGGGCACCACGGGCGCGACGGTGGTCCGCGACGGTGTGCCGGCGGCACGCGCCGTGCGCCGATCGACGTTCTACCGCAACGTCGAGGGGTGGCTGCTGGTCCGGTAG
- a CDS encoding PPE family protein — protein MAFGALPPEINSARIYSGPGSAPLIQAAAAWERLANELNATADSYTAVISGLTGDEWRGPSALSMAAAATPYVAWMRATAAAAEQAAAQALAAANAYESAYAATVPPAAIAANRSTMMSLIQTNIFGQNTPAIATSEAQYGEMWAQDVVAMDGYAGTSAAASQFTPFTPPPATTTEAGLLSQTATPAAQAAAANPAQGVSVLPTLQSFLPPPFNAIPNPFEDLDLLVAAAVVVAASSLAVSGAQLGEIYRHDVVDEDDKAWHREQALQSPEGGPSTGRGSSSAPGGRTTTPPQPPIAAFSGYAANVGGLSVPQSWMLPPAVRQVAAMFPGATPMFLTGASDGSYTAMATAGLAGTGLAGLAARGGGSSPAPAAAAPAAAGGGGAAATRPATSPPAVPAAASAAGIPGLPQGLPPGVVANLAATLAAIPGATIIVVPPNPNQ, from the coding sequence ATGGCCTTCGGGGCGCTTCCACCGGAAATCAATTCAGCCAGAATCTATTCCGGCCCCGGCTCGGCTCCACTGATCCAGGCGGCCGCCGCCTGGGAGCGGCTGGCCAACGAACTTAATGCGACGGCGGACTCCTACACCGCGGTGATTTCCGGGCTCACCGGCGACGAATGGCGAGGCCCTTCGGCCCTGTCGATGGCGGCGGCGGCCACCCCGTACGTGGCGTGGATGAGGGCTACCGCCGCCGCGGCCGAGCAGGCCGCCGCCCAGGCCCTGGCCGCCGCGAACGCCTACGAGTCGGCGTACGCGGCGACCGTGCCCCCGGCGGCGATCGCGGCCAACCGCAGCACGATGATGTCGCTGATCCAGACCAACATTTTTGGGCAGAACACCCCGGCGATCGCAACCAGCGAAGCGCAGTACGGCGAAATGTGGGCCCAGGACGTCGTGGCGATGGACGGCTATGCCGGCACCTCGGCGGCCGCATCGCAGTTCACGCCGTTCACCCCGCCACCGGCGACCACCACCGAAGCGGGGCTGTTGAGCCAAACCGCGACGCCGGCGGCCCAGGCCGCCGCCGCAAACCCCGCCCAGGGCGTTAGCGTCCTACCAACCCTGCAGTCCTTCCTACCCCCGCCCTTCAACGCCATCCCCAACCCCTTCGAGGATCTTGACCTTCTGGTGGCCGCAGCCGTGGTAGTCGCGGCAAGCTCCTTGGCCGTGTCGGGAGCGCAGCTGGGCGAGATCTATCGCCACGACGTGGTCGACGAGGACGACAAGGCTTGGCACCGCGAGCAGGCGCTACAGAGCCCCGAAGGTGGCCCGTCCACCGGCAGGGGAAGCTCTTCGGCCCCCGGCGGCAGGACGACGACCCCGCCCCAACCGCCGATCGCCGCGTTTTCCGGCTACGCCGCCAATGTCGGCGGGCTCTCGGTGCCGCAGAGCTGGATGCTTCCGCCCGCGGTGCGCCAGGTCGCCGCGATGTTCCCCGGCGCGACCCCGATGTTCCTGACGGGCGCCTCGGACGGCTCCTACACCGCAATGGCGACGGCAGGTTTGGCCGGTACCGGCCTGGCCGGGCTTGCGGCCCGCGGTGGTGGCTCCTCACCGGCCCCGGCCGCCGCCGCACCGGCGGCGGCCGGCGGCGGAGGCGCGGCTGCCACCAGACCGGCGACGAGCCCACCCGCGGTCCCCGCGGCGGCCTCCGCCGCGGGGATACCGGGCCTACCGCAAGGCCTGCCGCCCGGCGTGGTGGCGAACCTGGCGGCGACTCTGGCGGCCATCCCCGGGGCGACCATCATCGTGGTGCCGCCGAATCCCAACCAGTAG
- the fbaA gene encoding class II fructose-bisphosphate aldolase — MPIATPEVYAEMLGRAKANAYAFPAINCTSSETVNAAIKGFADAGSDGIIQFSTGGAEFASGLGVKDMVTGAVALAEFTHIIADKYPINVALHTDHCPKDKLDGYVRPLLAISSERVRKGANPLFQSHMWDGSAVPIDENLVIAQELLKEAAAAKIILEIEIGVVGGEEDGVANEINEKLYTDPEDFEKTIEALGAGEHGKYLLAATFGNVHGVYKPGNVKLRPDILAQGQKVAAAKLGLPDDAKPFDFVFHGGSGSLKSEIEEALRYGVVKMNVDTDTQYAFTRPIAGHMFTNYDGVLKVDGDVGVKKVYDPRSYLKKAEASMTERVVEACNDLHCAGKSLTR, encoded by the coding sequence ATGCCCATCGCAACGCCCGAGGTCTATGCCGAAATGCTGGGCCGCGCCAAAGCGAATGCCTACGCCTTCCCGGCCATCAACTGCACCTCTTCGGAGACCGTCAATGCCGCCATCAAAGGATTCGCCGACGCCGGCAGCGACGGTATCATCCAGTTCTCCACCGGTGGTGCGGAGTTCGCGTCCGGCCTCGGGGTCAAGGACATGGTGACCGGCGCGGTGGCGCTGGCCGAGTTCACCCACATCATCGCGGACAAATACCCGATCAACGTCGCCCTGCACACCGACCACTGCCCGAAGGACAAGCTCGACGGCTACGTGCGACCGCTGCTGGCGATCTCGTCGGAAAGGGTGCGCAAGGGTGCCAACCCGCTGTTCCAGTCGCACATGTGGGACGGTTCCGCGGTGCCGATCGACGAGAACCTGGTCATCGCGCAGGAGCTGCTCAAGGAGGCGGCGGCCGCCAAGATCATCCTGGAGATCGAGATCGGCGTGGTCGGCGGCGAAGAGGACGGCGTCGCCAACGAGATCAACGAAAAGCTGTACACCGACCCCGAGGACTTCGAGAAAACGATCGAGGCCCTAGGCGCCGGTGAGCACGGCAAGTACCTGCTGGCCGCGACTTTCGGCAACGTGCACGGCGTCTACAAGCCCGGCAACGTCAAGCTCCGCCCGGACATCCTGGCCCAGGGGCAAAAGGTGGCAGCGGCCAAGCTGGGATTGCCCGACGACGCAAAGCCGTTCGATTTCGTCTTCCACGGCGGTTCGGGTTCGCTGAAATCCGAGATCGAGGAGGCGCTGCGCTACGGCGTGGTGAAGATGAACGTCGATACGGACACCCAATACGCGTTCACCCGCCCCATCGCCGGCCACATGTTCACCAACTACGACGGCGTGCTCAAGGTCGACGGCGACGTGGGCGTCAAGAAGGTCTACGACCCGCGCAGCTACCTCAAGAAGGCGGAGGCTTCGATGACGGAGCGGGTGGTCGAGGCCTGCAACGACCTGCACTGCGCCGGAAAGTCCCTCACCAGGTAA
- a CDS encoding Rv0361 family membrane protein — protein sequence MPNPPESDREHTESRGEPAGERTANPGGQGTENQPLITRDAETETVVISTPDPEEAPGAAKSDEKPERRFTAPGFDAKETQVIATSPDPATEVFHTPQAPTGHPPTPPPPIAMPPKTAVPQSIPARTGARPRASSQRVWGWVLAVVVIVLALAAIAILGTVLLTRSKHSHISQEDQVRHTIQAFDVAIQTGDLTTLRSITCGATRDGYVEYDERSWAETYRRVSAAKQYPVIASIDQVVVNGQHAEANITTFMAYDPQVRSTRSLDLQFRDDQWKICQSPSN from the coding sequence ATGCCCAACCCACCGGAGTCCGACCGTGAACACACCGAATCTAGGGGCGAACCGGCCGGCGAGCGGACCGCAAATCCGGGCGGACAAGGCACCGAAAACCAGCCTCTGATCACCCGCGACGCAGAAACCGAGACCGTGGTGATCAGCACACCGGATCCCGAGGAGGCCCCGGGCGCTGCGAAATCCGACGAAAAGCCCGAACGGCGGTTCACCGCGCCCGGCTTCGACGCGAAAGAGACTCAGGTCATCGCCACATCGCCGGATCCTGCGACGGAAGTCTTTCACACCCCCCAGGCGCCGACCGGGCACCCGCCAACGCCCCCGCCACCGATCGCTATGCCGCCCAAAACTGCTGTGCCACAATCGATCCCGGCCAGGACGGGGGCAAGGCCCCGGGCGTCCAGTCAACGCGTCTGGGGCTGGGTGCTGGCGGTGGTCGTGATCGTCCTGGCGTTGGCGGCGATCGCCATCCTGGGCACCGTGCTGCTGACCCGCAGCAAACATTCGCACATCTCGCAGGAAGACCAGGTGCGGCACACCATCCAAGCCTTCGACGTCGCGATCCAGACCGGCGACCTGACAACGCTGCGCAGCATCACCTGCGGCGCCACCCGGGACGGCTACGTGGAATACGACGAGCGCTCCTGGGCGGAAACATACCGCCGGGTTTCGGCGGCCAAACAATATCCGGTGATCGCCAGCATCGACCAGGTCGTCGTCAACGGCCAGCACGCCGAGGCCAACATCACCACGTTCATGGCCTACGACCCGCAGGTGCGCTCGACCCGCAGCCTCGACCTGCAGTTCCGCGACGACCAGTGGAAGATCTGCCAGTCCCCGAGCAATTAG
- a CDS encoding glycoside hydrolase family 76 protein has translation MDQVWANRAASSEAAVTRRHLRRLWGLPGTQLAVVAWPSDRKDRLFGIWHYWWQAHLLDCLVDAQLRDPQPERRTRINRQVRAHRLRNHLSWINNYYDDMAWLALALERAARVAGVERRRALPKLTDQFVKAWVPEDGGGIPWRKQDQFFNAPANGPAGIFLARSGGRMRRAQQMADWIDETLIDPDTHLVFDGIKAGSLVRAQYTYCQGVVLGLETELAARTHDDRHAPRVHRLVAAVGEHMAPSGVLKGTGGGDGGLFAGIAARYLALVATALPGDSADDVTARDTARAIVLASAKSAWDYRQTLDGLPVFGAFWDRDAELPTAGGARARSVEGAVSGSEVAERDLSVQLSGWMLMEAAHSVA, from the coding sequence ATGGATCAGGTATGGGCGAATCGGGCCGCCAGCTCCGAAGCCGCCGTCACGCGACGGCACCTGAGACGGCTCTGGGGGCTGCCGGGAACGCAGCTTGCGGTGGTGGCCTGGCCGTCGGATCGCAAAGACCGACTGTTCGGTATCTGGCACTACTGGTGGCAGGCGCATCTGCTGGATTGCCTGGTCGACGCGCAGCTGCGCGACCCGCAGCCCGAACGGCGCACCAGGATCAACCGGCAGGTCCGTGCGCACCGGCTGCGCAACCACCTCTCGTGGATCAACAACTATTACGACGACATGGCGTGGCTGGCGCTGGCGCTAGAGCGGGCCGCCCGGGTCGCCGGGGTCGAGCGCCGGCGCGCGCTGCCGAAGCTCACCGACCAGTTCGTCAAGGCCTGGGTCCCCGAGGACGGCGGCGGCATCCCGTGGCGCAAGCAGGACCAGTTCTTCAACGCGCCGGCCAACGGCCCGGCGGGTATTTTCCTGGCCCGCTCCGGCGGCCGGATGCGGCGGGCCCAGCAAATGGCCGACTGGATCGACGAAACCCTCATCGACCCCGATACGCACCTGGTGTTCGACGGCATCAAGGCCGGCTCGCTGGTGCGCGCGCAATACACCTACTGCCAGGGCGTGGTGCTCGGACTGGAGACCGAACTCGCCGCACGCACCCACGACGACCGGCACGCGCCGCGCGTGCACCGCCTGGTCGCGGCCGTCGGCGAACACATGGCGCCGTCGGGCGTGCTGAAGGGCACCGGGGGCGGGGACGGCGGCCTGTTCGCCGGCATCGCCGCCCGATACCTCGCGCTGGTGGCCACCGCGCTGCCGGGTGACTCGGCCGACGACGTGACGGCCCGCGACACCGCCCGCGCCATCGTGCTGGCCAGCGCGAAGTCGGCGTGGGACTACCGCCAGACGCTCGACGGGTTGCCGGTCTTCGGGGCGTTTTGGGACCGCGACGCGGAGCTACCGACCGCCGGCGGCGCCCGGGCGCGGTCCGTCGAGGGCGCGGTGAGCGGATCCGAGGTTGCCGAGCGGGATCTGTCCGTGCAGCTGTCCGGCTGGATGCTGATGGAGGCCGCTCATAGCGTCGCTTGA
- a CDS encoding VTT domain-containing protein: MSTAVLALPDILDPMYWLGANGVFGTAVLPGILIIVFVETGLLFPLLPGESLLFTGGLLAAQPHPPVTIGVLAPCVAVVAVLGDQTGYFIGRRIGPALFKREDSRFFKKHYVTESHAFFEKYGPWAIILARFAPFVRTFVPVIAGVSYMRYPVYLAFDIVGGILWGAGVTLAGYFLGNVPFVHHNLQEIILAILFVSLLPVMTAAWRGYRSRRQAARSEPALPE; encoded by the coding sequence GTGAGCACCGCCGTGCTGGCCCTGCCGGACATCCTGGACCCGATGTACTGGTTGGGCGCCAACGGCGTCTTCGGGACCGCGGTGTTGCCCGGGATCCTGATCATCGTCTTCGTCGAGACCGGCCTGCTGTTTCCGTTGTTGCCGGGCGAGTCGCTGTTGTTCACCGGCGGGCTGCTGGCCGCGCAACCGCACCCACCGGTCACCATCGGGGTGCTGGCGCCCTGCGTCGCGGTGGTCGCGGTGCTGGGCGACCAAACCGGGTATTTCATTGGGCGCCGGATCGGCCCGGCGCTGTTCAAGAGGGAAGACTCCCGGTTTTTCAAGAAGCACTACGTGACCGAGTCGCATGCGTTCTTCGAGAAATACGGGCCTTGGGCGATCATCCTGGCCCGGTTCGCGCCGTTCGTGCGGACGTTTGTGCCGGTGATCGCCGGGGTGTCGTACATGCGCTATCCGGTGTACCTGGCGTTCGACATCGTCGGCGGTATCCTCTGGGGCGCCGGTGTCACGCTGGCGGGATACTTCCTGGGCAACGTGCCATTCGTGCACCACAACCTGCAAGAGATCATCCTGGCGATCCTGTTCGTATCGCTCTTGCCGGTGATGACGGCGGCCTGGCGGGGTTACCGGTCGCGACGCCAGGCGGCCAGGAGCGAGCCGGCGCTACCCGAGTGA
- a CDS encoding PaaI family thioesterase produces MRPEDLPPEDPEYGHHGGFPEYGPASPGPGFGRFVATMRRLQDLAVSADPGPDAQDVWDEAAERAAALVELLGPFQAAEGKAPAGRTPDLPGMGSLLLPPWTLTRYGPEGVELGGSFSRFHVGGNSAVHGGVLPLLFDHMFGMIAHAAGRPISRTAFLHVDYRKITPIDAPLVMRGRVSRIEGRKAFVSAALVDGDETVLAEGNGLMIRLLPGQP; encoded by the coding sequence TTGCGCCCGGAAGACCTACCTCCAGAAGATCCCGAATATGGGCACCACGGCGGCTTTCCCGAATACGGCCCGGCCAGCCCCGGCCCGGGCTTCGGCCGATTCGTGGCGACCATGCGCCGGTTGCAGGACTTGGCGGTGTCCGCCGATCCCGGCCCAGACGCTCAAGACGTGTGGGACGAGGCGGCCGAGCGCGCCGCCGCGCTGGTCGAGTTGCTGGGCCCGTTTCAGGCCGCTGAAGGCAAGGCGCCGGCCGGCCGGACCCCTGATTTGCCCGGCATGGGCAGCCTGTTGTTGCCGCCGTGGACGTTGACCCGGTACGGCCCCGAGGGTGTCGAGTTGGGGGGATCCTTCAGCCGGTTTCATGTCGGGGGCAATTCCGCCGTGCACGGTGGTGTGCTGCCGCTGCTGTTTGATCACATGTTCGGCATGATCGCCCACGCTGCCGGACGGCCGATTAGCCGGACGGCCTTTCTGCACGTGGATTACCGCAAGATCACGCCGATCGATGCGCCGTTGGTCATGCGTGGACGAGTCAGCAGGATCGAGGGCCGCAAGGCGTTCGTGTCCGCCGCATTGGTCGACGGTGACGAGACGGTGCTGGCCGAAGGCAACGGCCTGATGATTCGGCTGTTGCCCGGCCAGCCCTGA
- a CDS encoding DUF3151 domain-containing protein: MTPMGDLLGPDPILLPGDSDAEAKLLANENPAIVAAAHPSASVAWAALAEEALSDDKAVTAYAYARTGYHRGLDQLRRHGWKGFGPVPYSHQQNRGFLRCVAALARAAEAIGETDEQLRCLDLLDDCDPAARAALGF, from the coding sequence ATGACGCCGATGGGTGATCTCCTGGGACCCGATCCGATCCTGCTGCCCGGCGACAGCGACGCCGAGGCGAAGCTGCTTGCCAACGAGAACCCGGCCATCGTCGCCGCCGCGCATCCGTCGGCCTCGGTGGCCTGGGCCGCGCTCGCCGAGGAGGCACTGTCCGACGACAAGGCCGTCACGGCCTATGCGTATGCCCGCACCGGCTACCATCGCGGCCTGGACCAGCTGCGTCGCCACGGCTGGAAGGGCTTCGGCCCGGTGCCGTATTCGCACCAGCAAAACCGCGGCTTCCTCCGGTGTGTGGCCGCGCTGGCCCGGGCGGCCGAAGCCATCGGTGAGACCGACGAGCAGCTACGCTGCCTGGATTTGCTCGATGACTGCGACCCGGCGGCCCGCGCCGCGCTGGGGTTCTAG
- a CDS encoding cation diffusion facilitator family transporter, with translation MGAGHNHTPAETEASRMIPRMIIAAAILAAFFVVELATALLINSIALLADAGHMLTDVVAVFMGLGAVVLARRGSASPNRTYGWHRAEVFTAVANAVLLIGVALFILVEALERLSAAPAIPGVPMIVVALAGLAANLVVALLLRSHSEGSLAVKGAYMEVIADTVGSVGVLIAGVVTITTHWPYADVVVAVLVAMWVLPRAIGLARAALRILSESSPSHIDVEELRLALGAVDGVTGVHDLHVWTLSPGKDMVTAHLTSEGDSARVLGDARAVLAARGLEHATVQVEPPDSTRGCSAEC, from the coding sequence ATGGGCGCCGGACACAATCACACCCCCGCCGAGACCGAGGCGTCGCGGATGATCCCGCGAATGATCATCGCCGCGGCGATCCTGGCGGCGTTCTTCGTGGTGGAACTGGCCACGGCGCTGCTGATCAACTCGATCGCCCTGCTGGCCGACGCCGGGCACATGCTCACCGACGTCGTTGCCGTATTCATGGGACTTGGCGCCGTCGTGCTGGCCCGCCGCGGCAGCGCGTCACCCAACCGCACCTACGGCTGGCATCGCGCAGAGGTGTTCACCGCGGTGGCCAACGCCGTGCTGCTGATCGGCGTCGCGCTGTTCATCCTCGTCGAGGCCCTAGAAAGGCTGAGCGCGGCTCCCGCCATCCCCGGCGTGCCGATGATCGTGGTGGCACTGGCCGGCTTGGCCGCCAACTTGGTGGTCGCGCTGTTGCTGCGTTCGCACTCCGAGGGCAGCCTGGCCGTCAAGGGCGCCTACATGGAGGTCATCGCCGACACCGTCGGCAGCGTGGGCGTGCTGATTGCCGGGGTGGTCACCATCACGACGCACTGGCCCTACGCCGACGTGGTGGTCGCCGTGTTGGTGGCGATGTGGGTACTGCCGCGGGCGATCGGGCTGGCCCGTGCCGCGTTGCGCATCCTGTCCGAGTCGTCGCCCAGCCACATCGACGTCGAAGAGCTGCGTTTGGCCCTGGGCGCCGTCGACGGCGTGACCGGGGTGCACGACTTGCATGTGTGGACCCTCTCGCCCGGCAAGGACATGGTCACCGCGCACCTGACCAGCGAGGGCGACTCGGCCCGCGTGCTGGGCGACGCACGTGCCGTGCTGGCCGCCCGCGGGCTGGAGCATGCCACCGTGCAGGTGGAGCCGCCGGACAGTACTCGTGGCTGCTCGGCCGAGTGCTAG